A region of Bacteroidia bacterium DNA encodes the following proteins:
- a CDS encoding response regulator — translation MNKPIILLADDEMTVLDSLLYQLKSHLGNKYQYEIAQSITETDELIDEFISNGQEIALLIFDWLIPPENTDKLLVKTRKKLPNAKIIMLSGYADQASVDKAFKEAHLDRFIRKPWDELSILKEIDTLLEK, via the coding sequence ATGAATAAGCCCATAATACTACTTGCAGACGATGAGATGACCGTTTTGGATAGTTTACTTTACCAACTAAAAAGCCATCTCGGAAATAAATATCAATACGAAATAGCCCAATCAATTACAGAAACCGACGAACTCATTGATGAGTTTATTAGCAATGGACAGGAGATAGCACTTTTAATATTTGACTGGCTAATACCACCCGAAAATACAGATAAGCTATTAGTAAAAACACGTAAAAAACTACCTAATGCAAAAATAATCATGCTTTCAGGTTATGCAGACCAAGCCTCTGTTGATAAAGCATTTAAAGAGGCCCACTTAGATAGATTTATTCGCAAACCTTGGGACGAACTTAGTATCTTAAAAGAAATAGACACGCTACTCGAAAAATAG
- a CDS encoding response regulator: protein MAKLTILCVDDEITVLQSLEQELRFGLGEDCSFEIAQSGEEALEIIDELTQGGDSNIPVIISDQLMPGMKGDQFLIEAHKKIPQTQKIMLTGQASADSVGRALNQAKLYRYIPKPWEEKDLLLTVREAIKSYLTNKQLEAQIKILGDLNTVGRQLSAEIDPYKLIPLLLSNAIKSIGAESGAIIFTNPNESLSIKCKIIDGEPSFSSDFETIPFELINSVIATQNTCVLKNAWRIGDWSSLGTIASRKVRSIYAAPMSNYGHFIACLYLEHATKTDFFDTNKQEFLKLFLAQGAISIDNAMVYKNLEDLVTERTASLEHKSKELADANRDLTDSIYSALRLQHAVLPHKNMLQEIFPDSFILNLPRDIVSGDFYWFGGDKNSLMLAVADCTGHGVPGAMLSMLGANFLNQIYQANPFLRPSELLNHLRVAVYQSLNSQGEIVSEGIDISVCLFLPKQNKILMLRKDIINLAV, encoded by the coding sequence ATGGCTAAACTAACAATCCTGTGTGTTGATGACGAAATAACAGTTCTACAAAGTTTAGAACAAGAGCTTAGATTTGGGCTGGGAGAAGATTGCTCTTTTGAAATCGCCCAAAGCGGCGAAGAAGCCTTAGAAATTATTGATGAATTAACGCAAGGCGGGGATAGTAATATTCCGGTAATAATTTCAGACCAGTTAATGCCAGGTATGAAAGGCGATCAATTTTTAATTGAAGCACACAAAAAGATTCCACAAACCCAAAAAATAATGCTGACCGGCCAAGCAAGCGCAGACTCCGTAGGCCGAGCCTTAAACCAAGCTAAACTATATCGCTACATCCCAAAACCATGGGAAGAAAAAGACTTACTCTTAACGGTTAGAGAAGCCATCAAAAGCTATCTTACTAATAAACAGTTAGAAGCACAGATTAAAATATTAGGGGATTTAAACACAGTTGGAAGGCAATTATCAGCAGAAATAGACCCCTATAAACTCATCCCGCTATTGCTTTCCAATGCAATAAAAAGTATCGGCGCAGAATCCGGCGCAATTATATTCACAAACCCGAATGAATCCCTTTCTATTAAATGTAAAATCATAGACGGAGAACCCTCTTTCTCGTCTGATTTTGAGACAATTCCTTTTGAACTTATCAATAGCGTGATTGCTACCCAAAATACTTGTGTGCTGAAAAATGCTTGGCGCATTGGGGACTGGTCATCCTTAGGAACCATTGCCAGTAGAAAAGTTCGCAGCATCTATGCTGCTCCAATGTCCAACTACGGCCACTTTATAGCCTGCCTATACCTCGAACACGCCACAAAAACTGATTTTTTTGACACTAATAAACAAGAATTTTTAAAACTATTTCTTGCACAAGGGGCAATATCTATAGATAATGCTATGGTTTACAAAAACTTAGAAGATTTAGTTACAGAAAGAACAGCATCATTGGAGCATAAATCTAAGGAATTAGCCGATGCCAATCGTGATTTAACGGATAGCATTTACAGTGCCTTACGCTTACAACACGCTGTTTTGCCGCATAAAAATATGCTGCAAGAAATTTTTCCGGATTCTTTTATCCTAAATTTACCTCGTGATATTGTAAGCGGCGATTTTTATTGGTTTGGGGGAGACAAAAACAGCCTAATGCTTGCCGTAGCAGATTGCACAGGACATGGCGTCCCCGGAGCTATGCTTTCAATGCTTGGCGCAAATTTCCTAAACCAAATTTATCAAGCAAACCCGTTTCTAAGACCTTCGGAACTACTTAACCACCTTAGAGTTGCAGTTTATCAATCCCTGAATAGCCAAGGAGAAATTGTTTCAGAAGGAATTGATATTAGCGTTTGTTTGTTTTTACCAAAACAAAATAAAATACTGATGTTACGCAAGGATATCATTAATTTAGCTGTATGA